A window of Hippoglossus stenolepis isolate QCI-W04-F060 chromosome 18, HSTE1.2, whole genome shotgun sequence contains these coding sequences:
- the nup214 gene encoding nuclear pore complex protein Nup214 isoform X3: protein MSDDTDSPPEREMKDFQFRQMKKARVFAPAGDLPEERSTLLTLSNKYGLCFVGLNRTFKVYLTHDILAADRVDGNANEIVNGIPVLAEVTVELAVHHLALSCDELTLSVCGVSEEGGLFLTFYDVRTFINKARQQKLPFASLQAAVPSGTVVQDLKWNPAQVSTLAACLSDGSMMILDVTDNVKVQAQLPPSSGITCLCWSPKGKQVAAGKMNATVSQYTPALEEKKVIPCPHFYSSSPDEPVKALDVLWLKTFVFAVVYAAADGSLETPPELVLISLPKKDEKVETKYLNFSDTVYGSCTERLHHYFLSHVEDWDLVFAASAASIEVSVISRQDDKIWELWILEDASRAELPVTATNEDTLPLGFAIDYTSQQEIYISDEKTLPPAPTMLILSTEGLLCPFALLNLNPGVKQLVSVPSLIPLEGERLPKLGSLAAQPPKAAASFPSAPAVFQNLGLTSAAAPTPAAPVASSAAARFGFATTAPVTTSSSAFSFSVPSTSSPSAPTAFSLGVSTPFGSGSSGFSFASKPPSDTPSAPSAFSISTPSIKPSAVAAPAPAPAPHSLAAASPPTVKMNLNERFSALETPAQAPQSFPFTSPIPKPVVSNSSSLTAPPLAVAKPPAVLTPVRPVQTSMPPTIVQKPTPAAQSRIQAPQTPVAPVKAVEKQPQQKKESDHIMAGIFEEIAHFQQELDDLKARSARADFKVGTNEEMKELRKESEDLHIFTLEIKETTESLNGDIGTLKTTLLEGFAGAEEASTQSELSKDNNNRQLLYKKPLDPRSEERLKEIRRLYQYVTFAVEDVNDVLNVEWEKHLEKKKKLKHMSVPGREGLFTTLANNLYIIEQQKHRLDQLVKDLSSLMLYNKTTTATANQNTAAATTAGLESELESLRDALLKARLDTSPPKTKSRSPVKISPVKQSQLRNFLSKGQMPPVRSTAPANLSRSAFLSPKYYEDLDDVSSTSTLSQSLDPHPAHLELEEEELQPEPLLVIPQAHATPRHPTVVRTPSIQPGFGAIQSTPLTKLHQVQAMGFGLSPIASPVPSNKINLSGPDSTALATKTVKHGAPPAERTVPVTNPAQQAAATAALRRQMANQKTAVVGASLTESTLKIVPQVVNVQELKEKGPPVPASNIISSPVPDPAAQVFATVSSNQAKRNPNQGIQTMSAESTTTPQTGFVFGHPAKPDVSAAPASSADQNTSKGFSFASGSTGFGFASATQGAGISQAKDVSKFSFGGNGKMGFGQAGDEGFSFIPKSTSPALRTASPTLPPNPPGEAAKPTSTATALKVEPQPPKTVGGETLGSFSGLRVGQGEEAKDASTKPSPASVTFGDSGLGMGKGAAQFSFGTGGQKSAEDSPGSDLAKGAASGSLFKPPESTSKPAFSVPQSGSATTGLPTSFSSLLAESSDSSEEPKAPTQPSEATPPPEKEAASEPIVERASAPEVPDSAGEAATIDTTPAPAALTPPPSLATTAPTPEPPPSIAAPAEAAPPPPYSAVHTIEAPADTTTTAPVSTSPAATFSVVPVSQVAPAAFQVPSSDKPGSIFTQPAPVTTDSHTIGITTVINTVANAATTTTHTVVSTATTTAATVFGQPVAPPVSSAPSAPAITGFGSSGFGASPGANFGNTVFGQVSGFGQPASNTGTASDFSFGQTVFGVSSTSATTGGGGGGSLFGASTTSTFPFGQGSANTASSTGSGPFGQSTAPAFGQSSGFGQGSVFGSNTTTSSSTGFSFGQPSGFGCSSAAPSFGQPPSTGSVFGQQQQQSSSGSVFGSGSANPAGSSAGGGFFSGLGGKPTEEAANKNPFGAPPATGGFGQPAQTGANTLFGSSGAKTFGFGQTSFGEQKPSGTFSTGGGSVASQGFGSFASPTKPGGFGSAPVFGSSPSFGSSPAFGGAASFGSNPSFNNNMVPSAGKVFGEGTAASSMGGFGFASPPPAPSFGALANQNPPSFGNLAQQGSGFGAQPSSFSGFGQQPQTGGFSGNTFGSSNQ from the exons ATGAGCGACGACACGGACTCTCCCCCCGAGAGGGAAATGAAG gATTTTCAGTTTCGGCAGATGAAGAAAGCAAGAGTTTTTGCACCTGCTGGGGATTTGCCTGAAGAAAGATCCACTCTGCTCACCCTCTCAAATAAATATGGCTTATGTTTCGTTGGGCTCAACAGAACATTCAAAGTTTACCTGACACATGATATACTGGCTGCTGATAGAGTTGATGGCAACGCCAATGAAATAG TCAATGGAATACCAGTGTTGGCAGAGGTGACGGTGGAACTGGCTGTGCACCACTTGGCTCTCAGTTGTGATGAACTTACATTGTCAGTATGTGGTGTGTCTGAGGAGGGGGGTTTATTCCTCACTTTCTACGATGTCCGCACCTTCATTAACAAG gcGAGACAACAGAAGTTACCTTTTGCATCACTGCAGGCAGCCGTACCCTCTGGCACTGTGGTGCAGGACCTGAAGTGGAATCCCGCTCAGGTGTCCACTTtggctgcctgtctgtctgacggCAGCATGATGATTTTGGATGTTACAGACAATGTCAAAGTGCAGGCACAGCTACCACCATCGAGTGGCATCACATGCC tTTGCTGGAGTccaaaaggaaaacaagtcGCTGCAGGAAAGATGAATGCCACAGTCAGTCAGTACACACCA GCActagaggaaaagaaagtgatCCCATGTCCACACTTCTACAGTTCTTCCCCTGATGAACCTGTCAAAG CTCTGGATGTGCTGTGGCTGAAAacctttgtgtttgcagtggtATACGCTGCTGCAGATGGATCCCTTGAGACCCCTCCCGAGCTCGTGTTGATCTCCCTCCCT aaaaaggATGAGAAGGTGGAGACGAAGTATCTGAACTTTAGTGACACGGTGTACGGCAGCTGCACTGAACGGCTGCACCACTACTTCCTGAGCCATGTAGAGGACTG GGACCTTGTGtttgcagcatcagcagcttcCATTGAGGTCAGCGTCATATCCAGACAAGATGACAAG ATATGGGAACTTTGGATCCTGGAAGATGCAAGTCGGGCTGAGCTTCCAGTGACTGCGACAAATGAAGACACTCTACCGCTCGGCTTCGCCATAGACTACACCAGCCAGCAAGAGATCTACATCT CTGATGAGAAGACCTTACCTCCAGCGCCCACGATGCTAATTCTATCCACAGAGGGTTTACTCTGCCCGTTTGCTCTGCTCAACCTCAATCCTGGTGTGAAGCAGCTGGTCTCAGTCCCCAGCCTGATCCCCCTGGAGGGGGAGAGACTGCCCAAGCTAG GTTCTTTGGCAGCCCAACCACCAAAAGCTGCTGCCTCCTTCCCATCTGCCCCAGCCGTGTTCCAAAACCTCGGCCTAACATCAGCAGCTGCTCCCACTCCTGCAGCTCCCGTTGCCTCTTCCGCCGCTGCTCGGTTCGGCTTTGCTACGACAGCTCCTGTGACAACGTCCTCATCggccttctctttctctgtcccatCTACCAGCTCCCCCTCAGCCCCTACAGCTTTCTCCCTGGGGGTATCCACGCCTTTTGGCTCAGGATCCTCAGGCTTTTCCTTTGCCTCCAAACCTCCCTCTGATACTCCCTCAGCACCTTCTGCATTTTCCATCAGCACGCCTTCCATCAAACCGTCAGCGGTAGCAgccccagctccagctccagcacctCACAGCCTTGCTGCTGCCTCCCCACCCACAGTGAAAATGAATCTGAATGAGAG GTTTTCAGCACTGGAGACCCCAGCACAAGCCCCACAGTCTTTCCCCTTCACTTCTCCAATACCCAAACCAGTTGTCTCCAATTCCAGTAGTTTGACCGCCCCTCCGCTTGCAGTTGCTAAGCCACCAGCTGTACTAA CCCCAGTGCGTCCAGTTCAAACCAGCATGCCGCCCACCATTGTCCAGAAACCGACTCCTGCAGCCCAGAGCCGAATCCAAGCTCCACAG ACCCCTGTGGCACCTGTGAAGGCCGTGGAGAAGCAGCCACAGCAAAAGAAAGAGTCGGATCACATCATGGCCGGTATATTTGAAGAG ATCGCACACTTCCAGCAGGAGTTGGATGACCTTAAGGCAAGAAGCGCAAGAGCTGATTTCAAGGTTGGCACCAACGAGGAGATGAAGGAGTTGAGGAAGGAGTCAGAGGACCTACATATTTTCACGCTGGAGATCAAGGAAACTACAGAG TCTCTCAATGGCGATATTGGGACCCTGAAGACCACCTTATTGGAAGGCTTTGCTGGGGCAGAAGAAGCCAGCACCCAGAGTGAGCTGAGCAAAGACAACAATAACAGACAGCTGCTTTACAAAAAACCTCTGGACCCACGCAGTGAGGAACGACTCAAG GAGATTCGCAGACTGTACCAGTACGTTACATTTGCTGTGGAAGACGTCAACGATGTGTTGAATGTGGAATGGGAGAAAcatctggagaagaagaaaaagctgaa ACACATGTCCGTGCCAGGGCGTGAGGGTCTTTTCACAACACTGGCCAACAACCTGTACATCATCGAGCAGCAAAAGCACAGGTTGGACCAATTGGTTAAAGACCTCAGCTCACTGATGCTCTACAACAAGACGACTACAGCAACTGCAAACCAAAATactgctgcagcaacaactGCTGG TTTGGAAAGTGAGCTCGAGAGTTTAAGGGATGCACTCCTGAAAGCCAGACTGGACACTTCCCCTCCCAAAACCAAATCCAGATCTCCAG TCAAGATCTCACCAGTGAAACAGTCCCAGCTACGCAACTTCCTGTCAAAGGGGCAGATGCCTCCTGTCCGCTCAACTGCACCAG CCAACCTGTCTCGATCCGCCTTCCTTTCACCTAAATACTATGAGGACTTGGATGATGTGAGCTCTACCTCCACCCTGTCCCAGTCCCTGGACCCCCACCCGGCTCACttagagctggaggaggaggaactaCAGCCAGAGCCCCTCCTTGTTATACCCCAAGCACATGCCACCCCTCGTCACCCCACTGTCGTGAGGACCCCCTCTATCCAGCCTGGCTTTGGAGCAATCCAGTCTACGCCTTTAACCAAACTTCACCAAGTACAGGCTATGGGCTTTGGACTCAGCCCTATCGCCAGCCCTG TTCCAAGCAATAAGATCAACCTCAGCGGGCCTGATAGCACGGCTCTTGCCACAAAGACGGTCAAACATGGAGCCCCACCAGCTGAGAGGACCGTACCTGTCACCAACCCCGCCCAGCAGGCCGCAGCCACTGCTGCTCTACGCAGGCAGATGGCCAATCAGAAGACGG CTGTTGTCGGTGCTTCCTTGACAGAGTCCACTTTGAAGATAGTCCCTCAGGTCGTCAATGTTCAAGAGCTCAAGGAGAAAGGGCCTCCTGTGCCAGCTTCCAATATCATCAG ctcaCCAGTTCCAGATCCAGCAGCTCAAGTCTTTGCAACAGTTTCTTCCAACCAGGCTAAACGA AATCCTAACCAAGGCATCCAGACGATGTCCGCTGAAAGTACAACCACCCCACAGACAGGCTTTGTGTTCG GTCATCCAGCCAAACCTGATGTTTCCGCGGCTCCTGCAAGCTCAGCGGATCAAAACACCAGCAAAGGTTTCTCCTTTGCTTCAGG GTCCACAGGCTTCGGTTTTGCTTCAGCTACACAGGGAGCTGGAATATCACAAG CAAAGGATGTGAGTAAATTTTCCTTTGGTGGAAATGGCAAAATGGGATTCGGCCAGGCTGGAGACGAGGGATTCTCCTTCATCCCAAAGTCCACCTCCCCTGCTCTACGCACGGCCTCCCCCACCCTGCCTCCGAACCCACCAGGAGAAGCAGCCAAACCCACCTCTACTGCAACAGCCCTCAAGGTAGAGCCACAGCCGCCTAAGACAGTTGGAGGTGAGACACTGGGCAGTTTCTCCGGACTTCGTGTGGGCCAAGGAGAAGAAGCCAAAGATGCCTCCACCAAACCTTCTCCTGCCTCCGTTACCTTCGGGGACAGTGGACTTGGGATGGGCAAGGGAGCAGCACAGTTTAGCTTTGGCACAGGTGGGCAAAAGTCTGCAGAAGATTCCCCAGGATCAGACTTGGCGAAGGGAGCAGCGTCAGGCAGTTTGTTTAAGCCTCCTGAATCAACTAGTAAGCCAGCCTTCTCTGTTCCCCAGTCAGGCTCAGCTACCACAGGTTTACCTACGTCTTTCAGTAGTCTCCTTGCAGAATCTTCAGACTCCTCAGAGGAACCAAAAGCTCCCACACAACCTTCAGAAGCCACCCCACCCCCTGAAAAAGAAGCAGCTTCTGAACCCATTGTAGAGAGAGCCAGTGCCCCAGAAGTACCCGACTCTGCAGGGGAGGCTGCTACCATAGACACCACACCAGCACCTGCAGCACTAACACCCCCACCTTCTTTGGCCACAACTGCCCCGACCCCAGAACCTCCCCCCTCCATCGCTGCCCCAGCTGAAGCCGCCCCTCCACCACCATACAGTGCTGTTCACACAATCGAAGCACCCGCagacaccaccaccactgctcCTGTGTCCACTTCACCAGCTGCCACCTTCTCTGTTGTGCCTGTCTCCCAGGTTGCACCAGCAGCATTTCAGGTTCCCTCTTCTGACAAGCCTGGCTCCATTTTTACTCAGCCTGCTCCTGTAACAACAGACAGCCACACCATTGGAATCACAACAGTAATCAACACAGTTGCCAATGCAGCCACCACTACCACCCATACAGTTGTGAGCACTGCAACAACTACTGCTGCCACTGTATTTGGGCAACCTGTTGCACCTCCAGTTTCCTCAGCCCCCTCGGCTCCAGCCATTACAGGATTTGGTTCATCTGGGTTTGGTGCATCACCTGGAGCTAATTTTGGCAACACTGTATTTGGCCAGGTGAGTGGCTTTGGCCAGCCTGCCAGTAACACTGGAACAGCTAGTGACTTTTCTTTTGGCCAGACAGTCTTTGGAGTAAGCTCTACCAGTGCAaccactggaggaggaggaggaggaagtctTTTTGGTGCTTCTACTACAAGTACCTTCCCGTTTGGCCAAGGCAGTGCCAACACAGCCAGCAGCACCGGCTCTGGACCGTTTGGGCAGAGCACAGCCCCAGCATTTGGCCAGAGCTCGGGATTTGGGCAAGGGTCTGTGTTTGGTAGTAACACCACCACGTCATCGTCGACAGGATTCAGCTTTGGACAGCCCTCAG gtttcGGTTGCTCCTCTGCCGCTCCCTCGTTTGGCCAGCCACCGAGCACTGGCAGTGTGTTTGGACAG cagcagcagcaatcaTCTAGTGGGAGTGTGTTTGGTTCAGGTTCAGCCAACCCTGCAGGCTCATCAGCTGGTGGAGGATTCTTCAGTGGCCTGGGAGGCAAACCCACCGAGGAGGCTGCCAACAAGAACCCATTTGGCGCCCCTCCCGCCACCGGAGGATTTGGCCAGCCTGCTCAGACAG GTGCCAACACTCTGTTTGGGAGTAGTGGTGCCAAGACCTTTGGTTTTGGACAGACCTCCTTTGGTGAGCAGAAACCCAGTGGGACCTTCAGCACTGGAGGAGGGAGTGTTGCATCCCAGGGTTTTGGCTCCTTCGCTTCTCCGACAAAACCAG GTGGATTTGGCAGCGCTCCAGTGTTTGGGAGTTCTCCTTCCTTCGGTAGTTCTCCAGCATTTGGAGGTGCGGCGTCATTCGGCTCCAACCCTTCattcaacaacaacatggtTCCCTCCGCTGGTAAAGTGTTTGGAGAGGGAACTGCGGCCTCCAGCATGGGAGGATTTGG GTTTGCCTCACCTCCCCCCGCCCCGTCCTTTGGCGCTCTAGCTAATCAGAACCCTCCGTCATTCGGGAACTTGGCCCAGCAGGGCTCTGGGTTTGGAGCTCAGCCCAGCAGCTTCTCAGGGTTTGGACAGCAGCCACAGACAGGAG GATTCTCTGGAAACACCTTTGGCTCTTCAAACCA